The Komagataella phaffii GS115 chromosome 4, complete sequence genome includes the window AGACACAAAGAATCCATTGAAGAGCTATTCCATTATTGATATTATCACTGATGAGTTCTCAAAACTTGGAGACTTTTTTGGTGGAAAAGTATACCAAAACGATGAAACAAAATACTGTCATTTTGAGGGAGACAGAAACTGTCCAATTTGCTTGGAGGAATTAGCCGAAGAATGTATTATTCTTTCTTGTGGCCATCCTTTACATGATGACTGCTTGAAGGAACTATCGAAGGATTCAAACGATTGTCCTCTCTGCAATACCAAGCTGCGAGAGGAGCTGTTTGAATTAAGAGCATTTGAGAGTTTTTAGTCGAGTTGTTTTATTTTTGTGGGACGACCATGCATTGAACCAATAGTGCTCAGCATGCGAGTGTATAATTCTAAGTATCATGATGGCACTATCGTATCATACATGGAAAACTCTTATGTACCAAGTAGTAAAAGGTAAAAGAGATCTCTTCCATACGTATGCAGATTTCAATCTGCTGCATGCAATGCGGATTTAACTTAGAGGCTGCATCTAATCGATATCTTTGTGTCCTTTCTTTTagctctttctttcttctccacAAACTGGCATGTGATACCGAACAAACTTCACTCGCAATCTCATCTAAGAGCTCCACAATCGCCAAGCATTCGTTAAGCCATCCATCTCAGTTAGGCCCACTTCGACCCGTCCACCCACCGGTTACTAGTAACTAACAGACACTATTCAATAGGCCAGCACAGAAATGAAATCTATCGCTTTCTGTTCCAAGTCACCTGTCAACCTGTGATTATCCAGGGTGCTTGGTCGAATTGCACTTACAGCATAATTACGTTGTAAACGACATTTTCCTGGGAGATAACTACAAAAAAATCCCACTGGTATTGTAACCACCATGAAACTGCCATTGAATACCAGATTAGGCAATCTCAACTTTCAAAGCGTTTTGGAGTCCAAGATTCAGTTCAGGAGGAATTGATCACTCAGATGGTGTTGGTACCCTTGACGTTACCCTGTGATGTCACAATGCTCAAGCCCCTGCTAAACTCTCTTTAGTGGGTGGTTTTGTAAATTTTATGGTTCATTCAAGTGGAATTACTATGTGTAGGGCTTACGAACTCAGGTAAAGGGTTCCTTTATTACTTACATAGGTTATGTAGGTGTCAGAAAAAGGGGAGCAGACCGGACAGTACACTGTCCTGCGGAAATCGAAACTGCCATACCTCCCCCTCCCCCTACTTATCCTATTTAGCCTTCCTACAATCGTCGGAAGGTTCTACAATTGAGCAGCTGCTATGCAGCGTCCAATATCCCCTACGTCCATGCTACAAAAAAAGTCCCCGAAGGAAACTTCAACGCCATCCTGAGCTTCAGACAAACGAAAACCCTCAGCTCAATAAAGAGAATCGACATTCTCGGGATTCATGGACACTTGGGGCTGAATGATCCCTGAATTGTTCTCAACAAGTGGTCTTCAACCTTCCTTAGAATATCAGCTTGAATTTACGTTGACTTTCAAATTGCCCAACTTAACCTGGGTTTAGAAACACAATTCCTCATACAAGTTAAGAGAAGCTCAaaagagttcttcaatcaacGGAGAGAGTTCCCGCTAGAACTGAAATCCCCTCGTATCCCAAACGATAATGCTCAAACAGGTTCATTCCATGGACCCATTCAAACGCACTGAAAATCGGCACTACTTACATAAAACCCAAATATGATGTTGGAACATTTTGTAATACTGCACTTTATTCCTTCACCTTCCCACCATTATCTACTATCCAGTGCACCATCTGGATAGCATTGAGGCCGAAACACATGAAAGAAGTCAGAATGTTTTGGCAAGTTGTTAAAACTATTCTAGTTTGAGCACACATACTCTGAGATCTGGTCGCCGTATTTTCGTCTGATAGTTGCGTCCAACTATCAAATGATTTAACACTGTGCTGCCCAGATCATGAAAGTAATCTACCGTGAACAGCTAGTAGCTTAATATAACCACTAACTAGGTAACATGcccatttcaaagataatCATATCATAGATATTTTTACGTTTGAAATGGGCATCACGAGCTGGAATTACTGACATCTGCTGGAGATATAGTAGTACTGAAAGAACGGACAGAGATCGGACAGAAAGCAGAAAGAAATCGGATGGCGGACCACAGTTGAGCAGGAAAGCACTGAACCCAACCCGGAAAAGCTAAACGTGAATCTGATCAAAGATCAATTTTCATCCCATCTGCATTCGTCATGCAACTTCAGCTTAACGACTGAAGAGAAGCATCAGAGACCAAGGTTAGTCAGAAGACCTACCCCATGGActgaaacttcaaagtcCAGGGTGAACTATCTTTGACTAAACTGAGCATCTTAGTTAACAAAAAATCGGGCAGAGACCCAAGTTAGTCAGCAGACCTACCCCATGGActgaaacttcaaagtcCAGGGTGAACTATCTTCTACTAACCTGAGCATCTCAGTCAATAATACAAACATCCGAGCAGGAGGTGTTCAATTGGTTCTCAAAATCACACTCTCTAGTCAGAAGGCTAACATCGTGACTGTCATTCTAAGCGCATGCAACACTTAGCCAAGTCCCAAGATAGTAACGTATCTACCACAATCCACTATAAGTTAGtaaaagaaacacagaAAACAGGAAGCAGAGTAAAATCAGTGTCATGACTTGATAGTATTCCAGGCACGGTCATCCAGCCAATCAATTGATCCTTCCAGGCTTCACGACATCTCATCCTTTAGCACCGAGGTTCATACCCTTCCTGAAACAAAATGTAGCACCCCTCCTACAAGCTCATGAAAGGAAGAACAAGACCAACCATTTGCGAAAACTTCTATCTTGCGAATGAATGGTTCTGTGTTCAGAAAGTTGTCACAAACGCTAAAGGAATAATCGCCTTACCATTGGAGCACGGTTTGGAGCAGCACGAGAAGCAAACGTCTTGCACCATCAAAATAGATGCTAGACTCGTTTTACGCCTTGGTGGCCGATATATACGGCCTATAGATATGGCCTTCATAGTGGCAATTCCTTGACAGTGCTGCCCACATCGTGTTAAGAGGAAGAGAGCACAAATAGAGAACTTCGCTCCTATGACCACTCAATCTGGGGTAAGATTACATCAGCAATTAGATTCCACATTTCCCCCTCCCATCTACACTTATCGGGAAGCACTAAACCGTTGAACGACTTACACACTCTACAAAGGGCATATGCAACCAACGAGCAGACACTACAACAGACAATTAACTCCAGACCTCCCATTCACTATCTATTATGCATCATCTATCTATTTGAATGCCTTATCGTAACCGGTCAGGGTGAACCTATACTTAACGTCATTGTTGTGGCATCTCTCCAGTCCTTCCTTCAGCCCTTCCTCAGAGATTGGGAGCTCCTCATACCAAGAACCAATGCCCTTATCAGCAGCAAGTTTCAGCATATCAAGCATCTCCTGTCTGTTCCCCAAGTGGGACGATCCCAAGTAGCAACCGTTCTTGATAAAGCTTCCAGCAGACAGCGTGAATGGCTCCTCTGGAAGGCCGACGGAAATGAGTTTACCATGAACCTTCAGCACACTGAGGTAACCATCCATATCAAAGTTCGTGGCCGAATTTCCACACGAAATGATAAAGTCCAGCTTTCTGccaatcttcttggccCAGTCTTTGTCCTCCCACGTCGCAATAAAATGGTCAGTTCCCAATTTCTTAGCATCAGCTTCCTTGCTATGTGTTCTAGAAAACGTGTACACTTCGCAACCAAGAGCCCTAGCCCACATGATGGCAAAATGTCCCAACCCTCCAATTCCGATGATACCCACCTTCTTTCCTGGACCAGCTCCATTTCTTACCAACGGAGAGTACGTGGTGATACCAGCGCACAACATTGGGGCCACAGCATTAGTTGGAAGTTCATCAGGAATAGGGAATACAAAGTGATCGTGGACTCTGATGTGAGAGGAATAACCACCCCATGCCTTGTCACCATCAGGATAAGTGGCATTGTAAGTGTCCACCCATTGAGGACAGTACGTTTCGTTGTTATCCTTGCATGTGTCGCACTCTAGACAGGCCCAAACTTGAGCTCCAACACCAACTCTTTGcccaatttcaaatccCTTCACTTTTGGGCCCACTCTAACAACCTCACCAACGATCTCATGTCCTGGGATCACGGGAAGGTCTGGTTTTGCCCATCCCCCGCAAACAGTGTGAACATCACTCCCGCAGATACCACAGGCATGGATCTTGACATCGATATCATGTTCCTGGAACCTTTTTGGGGTGAATTCTATCTTCTTGGTTGTGGACCATTTTGCAGTGTCAGTGACGGcaaatccttcaaaggTGTCTGGGTACGCCATTGTTTGGTTTTTACTAGTTTTCTGGTGATATACCTGATGTTCAAGCTTAATATAGGTAATGAAGCGTGGGGATTTTTTTCACAAGGTGGGTGCAACATCGACAAGTACACCCGTTGCTTCAGGAGTTAAGATTGCTACCCATCCTATTAGTAGGGTCCAAGCTTTTTCGTGCTAGAATCGGAAAATTTGCGTGGGATGGCTTATAGTGGGGTTGCTGCGGGTATATTATCCCACTCGAAACTGGTCAAAAGGCTGACCTTCATAGGAGCTCCAGATCATATAACATGAAAGGTACTTGCTCCCTCCATTGAAACCATCGACGATGGTGTCATATAAAGTCCTTTCTGGCGGGGTTTATTCTCCACTGCCcacatttttcaagaacgATGCCAAGAAATCTCTGGATCTAGAGGCTCAAGTGGCCCATGCAAGACATTTGTATGATAGTGGCATTAAGGGAATTTTAGTCGGAGGATCAATTGGAGAGGCCATTCATTTAACAGAGGAGGAGCGGTTGACATTGATACGTACTCTCCATAAGGCTGTCCCCGAATTTACCATTATTGCTGGAGTGATTGGCTACTGTATTGAGGATATTATTCGTCAGATCTCCGTTAGTAAAGAGAATGGAGCTTCATATTCAGTCATTCTTGTACCAGGGTACTACGGCCCAAGTTTGGTATCCCAAAAGGGGATTATCAGCTGGTTCAATTCCATTGCCGATAAAGCAGAATTGCCAATTATTCTGTATAACTATCCTGGAGTGCAAAATGGGATTCAGCTCACTTTTGACAGCTATAAGGAATTATCTAGGCATGAAAAGATTGTCGGATGTAAGTTGACCCATTACGATTTTACTCTTTACACTTTAGTTGGGAAAAGCACGGAATTGAGAGATAATAATTTCTCACCATTTGCAGGGGTAGGGCAAGTTTTAGTCCCAGCTTTAAGTGTGGGAATTGAGGGAGTCATCGACGGTCTTTCAACTGTGTTCCCCAAGTCCATGATACACCTGTTCAATCTTTATcaggaaggaaaaactGAAGAGGCCAGTAAATTGCAGGAACTGGTCACTGCCGTAAATGAAATGACAGCTGTTCTGAATCTGCTGGGAATCAAGTATGCAATTAAGCACAGATTCGGCCTAGGAGAGTCGCTAGTGGGTCGTCCACCACtagatcaagaaattgatatAACTGTGTGGGATAAGCATTATGAGGACTTTAAAAAGTTGGAGGCATTGGAGGAGAGTTTATAATAAGTTCATAGAGACTCAATAAAATTGCCCATCAAGCATCTGGGCCATTTTCATGCGCTTTACTCCTGGAGCTTTGCTTACAGCTTTCCTCATTAAAGGTGGGGTTGATTTAGTTTGTAAGATGTTCCTTCATTGACCCAAAAGGGTAATCACCGTTCATATTACAAGCAAGTCAGATCTCAAGCTCAAGGCCCTAAAGTTCATGAAACCATTTGTGCTAGCAAACAATTGCGTAGTACCGAACCTTAGCCCAGCCTGAACTGCACTGTGTAACGCTGCGGTATCGAATTTTTCCTGCTTCACTCAACGGCCCCAATCGCCCTACAAACAATATCCCGAAACCGAATTTAATTTCCTCCTATTTATAATATCATATCTCTATCTATCTCCTATGCAAAAACAGTCAATGGACTCACCATCGATTAATGTCCACCGGCTTCAGTATCATCGTGGTCACCAACATGGAACACATCGTCGAACTCATCGTCGCATGGGATCTCAACCTCGCTCAACAGCCCAGTACCAACGTCATACATAAGTCCGTAAATCTCCACGTCTTGGTTCTTTAAAGCTGCAAGACACGATGGATGACGTTTCAACTGTTGGACCGAGTTGATCAGATTCAGACGTGCAAGTGTGGCACACTTTTCTTTGGGGTCCTTGATTAAACTCAGCTCTTTACGATTTTGCGCTCTGACATGACGTACAGGGTTCAACCAAAGATCCAATACTCCTCCAAttctcttggaagaaagGGCAGCCCAGACTCCTCCGCAGTCGGTGTGACCACAAACAATGATCTTCTTCACCTTAATTACATCAACGGCAAATTGAATGGCTCCAGTTACGGAGAAATCGTTCGAATTAACGATATTGCAAATGTTTCTATGGGTGAAAACTTCACCCGGCATTACTCCCAAGCATGCCTCACTGATTCTGGAGTCAGAGCAGCCAATCCACAATGTGTGTGGTTGCTGACCTGTACCGTTGGACTCAATGATTGCCGGAGAATACTCGTTGATACGCTCAGTAGCCAATCTGTTctgtttcaagaaatccGAAAGGACCGACTGCTTGTTGAGCTTGAAAGGAACAGAGTCCACCGGAGGTGGTGGGGGAACCAATGACTCCGGATTAACGACCGTATTATTAATGTCTGGGTTTGACTTTGTGCTGGAAGTTGAACCAGACAATGCCATCGGAACGCCTTCGACAGTTTCCTTCACTTCCATTTCGGGTTCTGGGGTTctaatttcttcttgttcaattgGATTGTCTAAGTTTTTTAAGATGCTTGTGCTTTGACGTTCAAATGATAAACCACCCATTACCGACTTTATAGACAGAAATCTCTTGACAGTTGAGTTAACGCACAACAGTTTCACAcgacaagaaaaaaaattactCGTTGCGCAAACGGGACTGTGGCCATATATAAGCTCATGGGACTTGGCGGCACATTGTGTATTAGTCAATCTGTTGAGTCgcaacttttctttgtaaGTGCTGTAAAGATGGTGATATCACATACAAAGTTGCTGCAAGGTGAGAGACGTCATCCTGAATGATTAACGCACGACTCAACAGTTCTCTGGCAGATAAAGTTTTGAGGGATTTTAGCAGACCGTTTTAAAAAGGGGAATCACTGCAGGAACGTTACAAACCAACAGCTGTCctgaatctttgaaaattgcCTGTCCATTGGCGCCAATACTCTTTGTGGTCTGACGGTTTCTGGaaccaaaaagaaatgcACAATCAGCTGTTAGCGAAAAAAACAATAGCTAAAGAGAGTTCCTCCCACCAATTTTGGGggtttgaattttttttttgttggttcCTACGGTGAGGTAATCTACTTCACGTGATCTTGGCAATCGGCCGTCTCGTCTTTTgagtattttttttttttctggttAACATCATTGTCGCGGGCCCGAGTCCCCTGCGTTTTGGCTAGCAATTGGATGCTCTCGTAGTCGGCCGCCGCCGGGTAAAAACCAAATTATGACATCACGTGAGGAGAGCCTAAGATTgccaaaaaaagaaacgtCCCACAGATGATTGCGATTTCACATGGTGCGCCGAGTAGATCAAGTGATCCAAACATCATCGTTTCCCCAGATTTCCCAGTGTACACAAACATTCGTTAATTGTACGCATAAAATTTTTCCGAAATTCATGACCCCCATTCACCTATAAATCCCAAgactcttttcttttcctttcacCTAGAAGAATATCAGTTTGAAATCAAATAACAATGAAGCTATTAGACGGCTTGACAATATCTTTGTGCATAAGCATGGCCACCTCGCTGGTGTTGCCTGGCTTTGACCAACTTAGATTACAGCAGCAAAATGTATTATCGTTACTCccaaaggaaaaaatcCAGATCCAAACACTCTCAGAGATCTGGTCTTATGTGGATTGCGCTATTGCCTCCTTGGGACCAAAGGAGATCGTTATCGACTCAGACTTGTCGATTTTGAAGCCTGTCCAGGCTTCTTCTATCCCTAGATCAGAATTTAATCAATGGTTGCTCTACCAACGAAATGTCTCATTTCATGGTGTGCTCAACAACATCGGAGGATACGGCTATAACGCAGACAACGTTTCTGTGGGATGCATTATCGCCTCTCCTTCGAAGTCTTCTCCAAACTACTTCTATCAGTGGGTTCGTGATAGTGCAATCACTATCAACACAGTGATAGAGTATTTGTATGACGACAACATAGACGATTCTATAGACAAAAGTGAGCTTTTAGAAGCCATAGACGGCTACATCAACAACATTCATCACTTACAACGTCAGGACAATAGATCTGGTAAGTTCAAAGATGGCTACGCCAGTCTGGGAGAGCCAAAGTTTATG containing:
- a CDS encoding NADPH-dependent medium chain alcohol dehydrogenase with broad substrate specificity, whose translation is MAYPDTFEGFAVTDTAKWSTTKKIEFTPKRFQEHDIDVKIHACGICGSDVHTVCGGWAKPDLPVIPGHEIVGEVVRVGPKVKGFEIGQRVGVGAQVWACLECDTCKDNNETYCPQWVDTYNATYPDGDKAWGGYSSHIRVHDHFVFPIPDELPTNAVAPMLCAGITTYSPLVRNGAGPGKKVGIIGIGGLGHFAIMWARALGCEVYTFSRTHSKEADAKKLGTDHFIATWEDKDWAKKIGRKLDFIISCGNSATNFDMDGYLSVLKVHGKLISVGLPEEPFTLSAGSFIKNGCYLGSSHLGNRQEMLDMLKLAADKGIGSWYEELPISEEGLKEGLERCHNNDVKYRFTLTGYDKAFK
- a CDS encoding Carbonic anhydrase, with translation MGGLSFERQSTSILKNLDNPIEQEEIRTPEPEMEVKETVEGVPMALSGSTSSTKSNPDINNTVVNPESLVPPPPPVDSVPFKLNKQSVLSDFLKQNRLATERINEYSPAIIESNGTGQQPHTLWIGCSDSRISEACLGVMPGEVFTHRNICNIVNSNDFSVTGAIQFAVDVIKVKKIIVCGHTDCGGVWAALSSKRIGGVLDLWLNPVRHVRAQNRKELSLIKDPKEKCATLARLNLINSVQQLKRHPSCLAALKNQDVEIYGLMYDVGTGLLSEVEIPCDDEFDDVFHVGDHDDTEAGGH